The proteins below come from a single Bubalus kerabau isolate K-KA32 ecotype Philippines breed swamp buffalo chromosome 19, PCC_UOA_SB_1v2, whole genome shotgun sequence genomic window:
- the CIMAP1C gene encoding protein CIMAP1C gives MKLPKGVKNPVFYGQQPEKKVPVSSGHEIKQIPVVLAMLKGPGPAKYLRPSCTGYIDHDISMFQEPAYTLHARHSEKRIMDIRSPGPCYFLDPKITRFGMASCPQVPMAEHISNLRLSPTPAPCHYHLEKTHPPGERRAPEYSFGFRCPYRVMDPNPGPNRYQMPLLLGPNLPANKAAPCYSLAPLDKNWFYKNMSRGPGPAAHTRPEPSVYQNRSPVYSMAKRFGYPVDHTPRPGPGSHNVQQVTAHKPRPPAFTMGTKHSPHLCPLIVDIRD, from the exons ATGAAACTGCCCAAGGGTGTCAAGAACCCTGTGTTCTATGGGCAGCAGCCAGAGAAAAAGGTGCCAGTGTCCTCAGGGCACGAGATAAAGCAGATCCCTGTGGTCCTGGCCATGCTCAAAG GTCCGGGGCCTGCCAAGTACCTCCGGCCATCCTGCACGGGCTACATAGACCATGACATCTCCATGTTCCAGGAGCCAGCCTATACCCTGCATGCCCGGCACTCGGAGAAGC GGATCATGGACATACGTAGCCCCGGGCCTTGCTATTTCTTGGATCCTAAGATAACTCGGTTTGGGATGGCCAGCTGTCCTCAGGTTCCCATGGCAGAGCACATCTCTAACCTGC GTCtgagccccaccccagccccctgccattACCACCTGGAGAAGACCCACCCGCCTGGGGAACGAAGGGCTCCTGAGTACTCCTTTGGCTTCCGGTGCCCATACCGAGTGATGGACCCCAATCCAGGCCCCAACCGGTACCAGATGCCACTCCTGCTGGGGCCCAACCTCCCTGCCAACAAAGCTGCTCCTTGCTATAGCTTGGCCCCCTTGGACAAGAACTGGTTCTACAAGAATATGTCAAGAGGCCCCGGACCGGCCGCACACACCCGGCCAGAGCCGTCCGTCTATCAGAACCGCAGCCCCGTCTATAGCATGGCCAAGCGCTTTGGCTACCCGGTGGACCACACACCTCGGCCTGGCCCCGGCTCCCACAACGTCCAGCAGGTCACGGCACACAAGCCCCGCCCGCCCGCTTTCACCATGGGCACCAAGCACTCGCCCCACCTATGCCCGCTGATCGTCGAC